One segment of Agromyces albus DNA contains the following:
- a CDS encoding low molecular weight protein-tyrosine-phosphatase has protein sequence MTRAEPAGDAAQPFRVSFVCTGNICRSPMAEVVLRSLAERAGLADRLAIESAATGDWHVGEPADLRTIEALTRAGYDGSHHRARQFEAEAFPRLDLIVAFDRGQMRILRNWAPSMIELDKVRLLLEFDPELAALQDVPDPYYSDAVMFDRVLEMIERSTSALFRQLAPALRQGTR, from the coding sequence ATGACGCGAGCGGAACCCGCCGGGGACGCCGCGCAGCCCTTCCGAGTGTCGTTCGTCTGCACCGGCAACATCTGCCGCTCACCGATGGCCGAGGTCGTGTTGCGCTCCCTCGCCGAACGCGCCGGGCTCGCCGACCGGCTCGCGATCGAGTCTGCGGCCACCGGCGACTGGCACGTCGGTGAGCCTGCCGATCTCCGCACGATCGAGGCGCTCACTCGCGCCGGCTACGACGGCTCGCATCACCGGGCACGACAGTTCGAGGCCGAGGCCTTTCCCAGGCTCGACCTCATCGTCGCGTTCGACCGCGGCCAGATGCGGATCCTGCGCAACTGGGCGCCGAGCATGATCGAGCTGGACAAGGTGCGGCTGCTGCTCGAGTTCGACCCCGAACTCGCCGCCCTGCAGGACGTGCCCGACCCCTACTACTCCGACGCGGTCATGTTCGATCGAGTGCTTGAGATGATAGAGCGGTCGACGTCGGCGCTCTTCCGGCAACTCGCTCCAGCACTCAGACAAGGAACTC